CCCGAACCGCGAGAGCACGGGCGCATCGACGTCGAGCACGCCGTAGAGCCGTCCGCCGGCGACGAGCGGGACGACGATCTCCGAGAGGGAGGCGGCGTCGCAGGCGATGTGGCCGGGGAATCTCCGCACGTCGGGAACGACCACCGTCGCGCGGTCGGTCGCCGCACGACCGCACACGCCGCGGGTCAGCTCGATCGTCGTGCACGCGGGTTTCCCCTGGAACGGACCGAGGACGAGCCGGTCGCCGTCGAAGAGGTAGAATCCGGCCCAGTTGATCTCGTCGAAGAATTCGAAGACGAGCGCCGCGAGATTCGCGAGGTTGGAGACCGCCGGCAGGTCCCGGTCCAGATAGGCGCGCACGAGTTCGAGGAAACGC
Above is a genomic segment from Candidatus Izemoplasmatales bacterium containing:
- a CDS encoding GAF domain-containing protein; the protein is MYQDNPRGATRAANYARFLELVRAYLDRDLPAVSNLANLAALVFEFFDEINWAGFYLFDGDRLVLGPFQGKPACTTIELTRGVCGRAATDRATVVVPDVRRFPGHIACDAASLSEIVVPLVAGGRLYGVLDVDAPVLSRFGTEERETLEAAAKVFVDILPSL